The Rhododendron vialii isolate Sample 1 chromosome 6a, ASM3025357v1 genome includes a window with the following:
- the LOC131330874 gene encoding alcohol dehydrogenase-like 7, translated as MEEREAAKTAGKPIRCRAAVARKAGEPLVIEEVIVAPPEAHEVRIRVICTSLCHSDITFWKLKDPPGYFPRILGHEAIGVVESIGEDVDGVTEGDTVIPIFLPDCGECVDCKSTKSNLCSNLPFEVSPWTHRDKTSRFTDLKGETLYHFIYVSSFSEYTVVDIAHVVKIDPAVPPNRACLLSCGVSTGVGAAWRTANVEAGSSVAIFGLGAIGLAVAEGARLCGASRIIGVDVNSDKFEIGKKFGVTDFVNPASCKDKSVSEVIMDITGGGADYCFECVGVASLVHEAFACCRKGWGKTIVLGVDKPGAQLSFSSFEVLHTGKTLTGSLFGGLKPKSDIPILIKRYMDKELQLDEFVTHEVSFEDINKAFDLLIEGKSLRCIIWMNQ; from the exons ATGGAGGAAAGAGAGGCAGCAAAGACAGCAGGGAAGCCCATCCGATGCAGAG CTGCGGTTGCTCGGAAAGCAGGGGAGCCGCTGGTGATAGAGGAGGTGATCGTGGCCCCACCCGAGGCTCACGAGGTTCGCATTCGAGTTATCTGCACTTCTCTCTGTCACAGCGACATCACTTTCTGGAAACTCAag GATCCTCCTGGTTATTTCCCAAGAATTCTTGGCCACGAAGCCATCGG GGTTGTGGAGAGCATTGGGGAGGATGTAGACGGGGTGACGGAGGGAGATACTGTCATCCCAATCTTTTTGCCAGATTGTGGAGAATGTGTTGATTGCAAATCCACTAAGAGCAACCTATGTTCTAACCTTCCTTTTGAGGTCTCTCCTTGGACACACAGAGATAAGACAAGCAGGTTCACTGATCTTAAAGGGGAGACATTATACCATTTCATTTATGTGTCCAGTTTTAGTGAGTACACGGTGGTAGACATTGCTCATGTAGTAAAGATTGACCCTGCAGTCCCGCCCAACAGGGCATGCCTCCTCAGTTGTGGAGTTTCAACAG GGGTAGGTGCTGCTTGGAGAACAGCAAATGTGGAAGCAGGGTCCAGTGTTGCTATATTTGGCCTGGGAGCAATTGGATTAGCG GTCGCAGAAGGAGCAAGACTTTGTGGGGCATCTAGAATAATCGGTGTGGATGTTAACTCTGATAAGTTTGAAATAG GGAAAAAATTTGGAGTAACTGATTTTGTGAACCCTGCAAGTTGCAAGGACAAGTCTGTGAGCGAG GTCATAATGGATATTACTGGCGGAGGTGCAGACTATTGCTTTGAATGTGTCGGTGTGGCATCCTTGGTGCACGAAGCATTTGCTTGCTGCcgaaag GGTTGGGGAAAGACAATTGTATTGGGAGTGGACAAGCCAGGCGCACAGTTGAGCTTTAGTTCTTTCGAGGTACTTCACACTGGGAAGACACTCACTGGATCCCTCTTTGGAGGTCTCAAACCAAAATCTGATATTCCCATCCTTATTAAACGTTACATGGACAAG GAACTGCAGCTGGATGAATTTGTTACACACGAGGTGAGCTTTGAAGACATCAACAAAGCTTTTGATTTACTAATTGAAGGGAAGTCTCTTCGATGCATTATTTGGATGAACCAATGA
- the LOC131330872 gene encoding uncharacterized protein LOC131330872, whose amino-acid sequence MATEEPKDPFKAMDWKNMGSSDVQNEPSTGPVIKKRLPRKIRQIPECYFLPRRSIPSAIAFYGAWIAGGIGAGMLLEVWIKKKVKEDGGVIWEFDK is encoded by the exons ATGGCTACTGAAGAGCCTAAAGATCCATTTAAAGCAATGGACTGGAAAAATATGGGTAGTTCTGATGTGCAAAATGAGCCCAGCACTGGCCCAGTGATAAAGAAACGGTTGCCACGAAAGATTAGGCAAATTCCAGAGTGCTATTTTCTTCCTCGGAGATCGATACCCTCTGCCATTGCCTTTTACGGGGCATGGATTGCTGGTGGGATTGGTGCTGGGATGCTGTTGGAGGTCTGGATAAAGAAGAAGGTCAAAG AGGATGGTGGTGTCATCTGGGAGTTTGACAAGTAA